The following are encoded in a window of Verrucomicrobiota bacterium genomic DNA:
- a CDS encoding hydroxyacid dehydrogenase — protein MSKIVITDPVPPAALGVLAQRPDVLTELAVGTRSEDELAARVAEADAILVGLTPITAKVIESAPKLKVVSRRGVGYDNVDLAALRRRNVPLAIVGTANSSSVAEHTLFFILALAKQAIVYDQAARTGNWDLRESRSAVDVLDKALFLVGFGRVGQAVAPRAAALGMNIIVYDPFVDLLPVRNAPVRFVDNLREGLGACDFVSVHVPLTPQTRDLIGAEELGLMKPGAFVISTARGGIVNEAALVDALSSGRIRGAGLDVFVEEPLPASHPLVKLENVILSPHTAALTRECAARMDRVATQNCLDAIDGRLDPALIVPNR, from the coding sequence ATGAGCAAGATCGTTATCACTGACCCGGTACCGCCGGCGGCGCTCGGGGTGTTGGCGCAACGCCCTGACGTGCTGACGGAACTGGCGGTCGGCACAAGGAGCGAAGACGAGCTTGCCGCCCGGGTAGCCGAGGCGGACGCGATCCTCGTCGGTCTGACGCCGATCACCGCCAAAGTCATCGAGTCGGCGCCTAAGCTTAAGGTGGTCTCCCGCCGTGGGGTGGGCTATGACAACGTGGACCTGGCGGCGCTGCGCCGGCGCAACGTTCCCCTGGCGATTGTGGGGACCGCCAACTCGTCGAGTGTGGCTGAACACACCCTCTTTTTCATCCTGGCGCTGGCCAAACAAGCGATCGTTTACGACCAGGCGGCGCGGACCGGGAACTGGGACCTGCGCGAAAGCAGGTCTGCCGTGGACGTGCTTGATAAGGCGCTTTTCCTGGTCGGCTTCGGAAGGGTAGGGCAGGCCGTGGCACCACGGGCGGCAGCGCTCGGAATGAACATCATCGTTTACGATCCGTTCGTGGACTTGCTGCCGGTCCGGAACGCTCCGGTCCGTTTTGTGGACAACTTACGGGAAGGGCTGGGGGCTTGTGATTTCGTCAGCGTACACGTCCCGCTGACCCCGCAGACGCGTGACTTGATCGGGGCCGAGGAGTTAGGTCTGATGAAGCCGGGCGCTTTCGTAATTTCCACGGCCCGCGGCGGGATCGTCAATGAGGCGGCCCTGGTAGATGCATTGAGCAGCGGCCGGATCCGCGGGGCGGGGTTAGATGTGTTTGTGGAGGAGCCTTTGCCCGCGAGCCATCCGCTGGTTAAGCTCGAAAACGTGATTCTCTCACCGCACACTGCCGCGCTGACGCGCGAGTGCGCCGCCCGCATGGACCGGGTGGCAACTCAGAATTGTCTCGACGCCATCGACGGCAGATTGGATCCGG
- a CDS encoding 2,4-dihydroxyhept-2-ene-1,7-dioic acid aldolase — MRENLIKASWQRDEPVVNGWLTLPTSITAEVMAHEGWDSLTIDLQHGLIDYQTAVTILQGISTTNTVPLVRVPWLEPGIIMKVLDAGAYGVICPMINSAEEAARFVACCRYPPAGIRSCGPIRANLYAGPGYVAGANDHVVTMAMIETRPALDQLDEILSVDHLDGIYVGPSDLSISLGYPPRLDSEEPEVVAAIDLIVARARENKIFAGIHTESPAYAQKMIEKGFRFVTIASDLRLLTSKIAEVLQPFGKIRPGTVERVSPVGRGPY; from the coding sequence ATGCGAGAAAACCTGATTAAAGCTTCCTGGCAGCGCGATGAACCGGTCGTGAACGGCTGGCTAACCCTGCCCACCAGCATCACGGCGGAGGTCATGGCGCACGAAGGCTGGGATTCGCTTACCATTGACCTGCAGCACGGCCTTATCGATTACCAGACCGCAGTAACGATCCTGCAGGGGATTTCCACGACAAATACCGTGCCCCTGGTAAGGGTCCCTTGGCTGGAGCCCGGCATCATCATGAAGGTACTGGACGCGGGCGCGTACGGGGTAATCTGCCCGATGATCAATTCGGCGGAGGAAGCGGCGCGTTTTGTGGCGTGCTGCCGGTATCCGCCGGCGGGTATACGCAGTTGCGGGCCGATCCGGGCGAACCTTTATGCGGGTCCTGGGTACGTGGCAGGGGCGAACGATCACGTCGTGACGATGGCCATGATCGAGACCCGCCCGGCCCTGGATCAGCTCGATGAAATTCTTTCCGTGGATCACCTGGATGGCATCTACGTCGGACCGTCCGACCTTTCAATCTCGCTCGGTTATCCGCCGCGTCTGGACAGCGAGGAACCGGAGGTGGTGGCGGCGATCGATCTCATTGTGGCACGGGCGCGCGAGAATAAGATTTTTGCCGGGATTCACACCGAGTCGCCCGCGTACGCTCAAAAAATGATTGAGAAGGGATTCCGGTTTGTGACGATCGCCTCGGACCTGCGGCTGTTGACCAGCAAGATTGCCGAGGTTTTGCAACCGTTCGGAAAAATCCGGCCGGGTACGGTCGAGCGCGTTTCCCCCGTGGGACGGGGACCGTACTGA
- a CDS encoding substrate-binding domain-containing protein: MLKRLRLFLLMLGAVVPLSAPFAGLAQDAKRVFYWVSHGAPTDPVWTYFLQGAEQWGKDTGNEVRTSFHSGDVPSHQEAIRAAISAKARGIVTSTPDPGSLTKVIAEAHASGIPVIIMNTEDKTSGRDAYVGGDNVAIGRRWAQYLVDHGFIKKGDFVWMPVEVPGATYQTLETQGITTVFEPLGVTDEITEATLDQAEIITRMSDYLTANRNRIKAIIGLGDLVTGSIKRVFDQVGVKAGSIPVVGWGNSPDTAQEVLDGYVNAAMWQDPQATSYMALSMAAMAASGIPPGFDISVGTLYEKDKAANYLKIMQSSAPKEHK, translated from the coding sequence ATGCTTAAAAGATTACGCCTATTCCTGCTGATGCTCGGCGCCGTCGTGCCGCTGTCAGCTCCTTTCGCCGGTTTAGCCCAGGACGCAAAACGGGTTTTTTACTGGGTGTCGCACGGCGCCCCGACCGACCCGGTCTGGACGTACTTTCTGCAAGGCGCTGAGCAGTGGGGTAAGGACACCGGAAACGAGGTTCGCACGTCATTTCACAGCGGCGACGTTCCGTCGCACCAGGAAGCGATCCGCGCGGCCATCTCCGCCAAGGCAAGAGGGATCGTCACCAGCACCCCGGATCCGGGCAGCCTCACGAAGGTCATCGCCGAGGCCCACGCTTCCGGCATCCCGGTCATCATCATGAATACCGAAGACAAGACCAGTGGCCGGGACGCCTACGTGGGCGGGGACAACGTCGCCATCGGCCGTCGTTGGGCCCAGTACCTGGTCGATCACGGTTTTATCAAAAAGGGCGATTTTGTCTGGATGCCGGTAGAGGTTCCCGGTGCCACCTACCAGACGCTTGAGACTCAGGGGATCACCACCGTGTTTGAACCCCTGGGCGTAACCGATGAAATCACCGAGGCTACCCTCGATCAGGCTGAGATCATTACCCGCATGTCGGACTATCTGACCGCCAACCGCAACCGGATCAAGGCAATCATCGGTCTCGGTGACTTGGTGACCGGCAGCATAAAGCGCGTGTTCGACCAGGTTGGGGTCAAGGCCGGCAGCATTCCGGTCGTCGGCTGGGGCAACTCACCCGACACGGCCCAGGAAGTTCTGGATGGTTACGTAAATGCGGCCATGTGGCAGGATCCGCAGGCCACCAGCTACATGGCCCTGTCGATGGCGGCAATGGCGGCCAGCGGTATTCCGCCCGGATTCGATATCAGCGTCGGGACCCTCTAC